A window of the Clupea harengus chromosome 8, Ch_v2.0.2, whole genome shotgun sequence genome harbors these coding sequences:
- the LOC105890458 gene encoding uncharacterized protein LOC105890458, whose amino-acid sequence MTWRLGRAQALLAVMLLLGSPSLAEEYHVDAIYNISVGHAMRLPCDDVENGESRNVMWRRKGGVPLDTDAGVEVRGNAIWFLPAQAKHSGVYECNGTYPFHIQLNVDSGSCPEADFDVDRTLHTSGILNCRVNHISRFINTTITWLKECKPLEKDHIFIKPTQLRLKSVEKTDAGNYTCVLHFNREGRNYTSARTTRLQVHVITEPSKPQIIVPANETRVVEMGSRQELRCEVIAVSDEFTTVMWNISDSDSDSDFNISKVDIEGRHVTTLTIFKVQPKFLEVPFICVAQNSMGLTRSQILLTQANHRSFYWLVVVVSLCGLVMLGVLLYRFFKLDLVLFYRSHCPRLHQHSGLLDSSLLTHFVGLKLGFNNCSLVRWCRGPIATCQVPAMTWRLGRAQALLAVMLLLGSPSLAEKYHVDVTYNIIVGHAMRLPCGDAENGEIRNVMWRRKGGVPLDTDAGVEVRGNAIWFLPAQAKHSGVYECNGTYPFHIQLNVDSGSCPEADFDVGRTLHTSGILNCRVNHISRFINTTITWLKECKPLEKDHIFIKPTRLRIKSVEKTDAGNYTCMLHFNREGRNYTSARTTRLKVHVITEPSKPQIIVPANETRVVEMGSRQELRCEVIAVSDESTNVMWNISDSDSDFNISKVDIEGKHVTTLTIFKVQPKFLEVPFICVAQNSMGLTRSQILLTQANHRSFYWLVVVVSLCGLVMLGVLLYRFFKLDLVLFYRSHCPRLHQRSGPLHCTVPGSVSMLHGISMAMTFALRILPEVLENKHGYKLFIRGRDDSLGEEVFDVIEDALKKSRRFVIVLDGDTHTATDAPTHTEPNTHTHMATHALTHNETDTHTHADRETHTSISAETITGTDGPMLLDTHTHTHTVPQAVSSVCVEGFEQSVGLYDALVSSGPKVIVIQTGQGEITLPPSLSLHTHSKRTLRWRTHTHTHSQRRFWKKLRYLMPVAQRPSHKPYLA is encoded by the exons ATGACGTGGAGGTTGGGGCGTGCCCAAGCATTGCTGGCGGTGATGCTGCTCCTGGGTTCTCCGTCTCTCGCTGAAG agtatcATGTAGATGCGATTTACAACATCAGTGTTGGCCATGCAATGCGTCTGCCCTGTGATGATGTTGAAAATGGTGAAAGTCGAAATGTGATGTGGAGACGAAAGGGGGGTGTTCCCCTGGATACGGACGCCGGGGTGGAGGTCAGGGGAAATGCTATATGGTTCCTACCTGCTCAAGCCAAGCACAGCGGAGTATATGAGTGCAa tGGTACTTATCCCTTTCACATACAGCTTAATGTGGACAGTGGGTCCTGTCCTGAAGCAGATTTTGATGTTGATCGGACACTGCATACCAGCGGTATACTGAATTGTAGAGTGAACCACATCTCAAGATTCATTAATACCACCATTACCTGGCTGAAG GAATGTAAGCCTTTGGAGAAAGACCACATCTTCATCAAGCCGACTCAGCTCAGGCTCAAATCTGTGGAAAAGACGGATGCTGGAAACTACACCTGTGTGCTCCACTTCAATCGTGAGGGCAGGAACTACACCTCCGCCCGCACCACCCGACTCCAAGTTCATG ttattaCAGAACCGAGTAAACCACAGATCATCGTCCCTGCTAACGAGACGCGAGTCGTGGAGATGG gttcTCGGCAAGAGTTGCGGTGTGAGGTCATTGCAGTATCTGATGAATTCACTACTGTTATGTGGAATATAAGTGACTCGGACTCGGACTCGGACTTCAACATCAGTAAAgt agACATTGAGGGCAGACATGTGACCACTCTGACAATCTTCAAGGTTCAGCCAAAGTTTCTCGAGGTCCCATTTATCTGCGTGGCTCAAAACAGCATGGGCTTAACCAGAAGCCAAATACTGCTAACGCAAG ccaatcacagaagcTTTTActggctggtggtggtggtttctCTGTGTGGACTGGTGATGTTGGGCGTGCTGCTTTACCGGTTCTTCAAATTGGACCTGGTGCTGTTCTACCGCTCCCACTGTCCCAGACTGCACCAGCACAgcg GTTTACTCGACAGCAGTCTGCTGACTCATTTTGTGGGACTGAAACTCGGATTTAATAATTGCTCGCTCGTTCGTTGGTGCCGAGGACCAATAGCAACTTGCCAA GTGCCTGCTATGACGTGGAGGTTGGGGCGTGCCCAAGCATTGCTGGCGGTGATGCTGCTCCTGGGTTCTCCGTCTCTCGCTGAAA agtatcATGTAGATGTGACTTACAACATCATTGTTGGCCATGCAATGCGTCTGCCCTGTGGTGATGCTGAAAATGGTGAAATTCGAAATGTGATGTGGAGACGAAAGGGGGGTGTTCCCCTGGATACGGACGCCGGGGTGGAGGTCAGGGGAAATGCTATATGGTTCCTACCTGCTCAAGCCAAGCACAGCGGAGTATATGAGTGCAa tggtACTTATCCCTTTCACATACAGCTTAATGTGGACAGTGGGTCCTGTCCTGAAGCAGATTTTGATGTTGGTCGGACACTGCATACCAGCGGTATACTGAATTGTAGAGTGAACCACATCTCAAGATTCATTAATACCACCATTACCTGGCTGAAG GAATGTAAGCCTTTGGAGAAAGACCACATCTTTATCAAGCCGACTCGGCTCAGAATCAAATCTGTGGAAAAGACGGATGCTGGAAACTACACCTGTATGCTCCACTTCAATCGTGAGGGCAGGAACTACACCTCCGCCCGCACCACCCGACTCAAAGTTCATG ttattaCAGAACCGAGTAAACCACAGATCATCGTCCCTGCTAACGAGACGCGAGTCGTGGAGATGG gttcTCGGCAAGAGTTGCGTTGTGAGGTCATTGCAGTATCTGATGAATCCACTAATGTTATGTGGAATATAAGTGACTCGGACTCGGACTTCAACATCAGTAAAgt agACATTGAGGGCAAACATGTGACCACTCTGACAATCTTCAAGGTTCAGCCAAAGTTTCTCGAGGTCCCATTTATCTGCGTGGCTCAAAACAGCATGGGCTTAACCAGAAGCCAAATACTGCTAACGCAAG ccaatcacagaagcTTTTActggctggtggtggtggtttctCTGTGTGGACTGGTGATGTTGGGCGTGCTGCTTTACCGGTTCTTCAAATTGGACCTGGTGCTGTTCTACCGCTCCCACTGTCCCAGACTGCACCAGCGCagcg GACCACTACACTGCACTGTCCCAGGCTCTGTCAGCATGCTGCAT GGCATTTCCATGGCAATGACCTTTGCTCTTCGGATTCTTCCTGAGGTTCTGGAGAATAAGCACGGCTACAAGCTGTTCATCAGGGGCAGAGATGACAGTCTAGGTGAag AGGTGTTTGACGTCATTGAGGATGCTCTGAAGAAAAGCCGCAGGTTTGTCATAGTGCtggatggagacacacacacggccaccgatgctccaacacacactgagcccaacacacacacgcacatggcaacccatgctctcacacacaacgagacagacacacacacacacgccgacagggaaacacacacaagcatttcaGCAGAAACAATCACAGGCACTGACGGACCCatgctgttggacacacacacacacacacacacagtgccccaggcagtgagcagtgtgtgtgtggagggctttGAGCAGAGCGTGGGGTTGTATGATGCGCTGGTGAGCTCTGGGCCCAAGGTCATTGTCATCCAGACGGGCCAGGGGGAGATcactctgcccccctctctaagtctgcacacacactccaaacggACGCTCcgctggcgcacacacacacacacacactcgcagagaAGATTCTGGAAGAAGCTGAGGTACCTCATGCCGGTTGCCCAGAGGCCCAGTCACAAACCCTACCTCGCATAA